Part of the Leptolyngbya sp. 'hensonii' genome, GAAATGATCCGAATTATATTATTTTGTCGTTCTGTCCAAACTACAACCGCTACGCCGTTACCGAGAAAACCGATACCGAACCAACGGTCTTCGCCATAATCAAATCGATCGTCTAGTTCAATTAGCATTGGAGCTTCAAACATTTTAGGAACATCGGCAAAATCAATCTCGTGCTTGCGAATATTCTCTAAATTTTTTGCCTCGTCCCATTCAAACTGCA contains:
- a CDS encoding BrnT family toxin → MQFEWDEAKNLENIRKHEIDFADVPKMFEAPMLIELDDRFDYGEDRWFGIGFLGNGVAVVVWTERQNNIIRIISARRANRYERQRLEQYLSY